From the Cryptomeria japonica chromosome 2, Sugi_1.0, whole genome shotgun sequence genome, one window contains:
- the LOC131061986 gene encoding uncharacterized protein LOC131061986 — protein MAECLGRCIGKLVEKRKFCGLNPSSTDQICSHQQFADDSIIMGKAIVKDSRSLKKALDSYGSTIGQLINWSKSFVYFINTQKRRRTKISNILGCQVGSLPASYLGLPLCHDPLDTFWGALVDKFHKKLSSWKGALLSQAGKVQLLKSTLQSIPLYAISLFRIPAKYAQAIEMI, from the coding sequence ATGGCGGAGTGTCTAGGGAGATGTATTgggaagctggttgagaaaaggaagttttgtggtttgaatccatcTTCTACAGATCAAATATGTTCCCATCAACAGTTTgctgatgattctataataatggggaaagctatAGTGAAGGATTCTAGAAGTTTAAAGAAGGCTCTGGATAGCTATGGTTCTACTATCGGACAACTTATcaattggtctaaaagctttgtttatttcatCAATACTCAGAAGAGAAGGAGGACTAAAATTAGTAATATCCTGGGTTGTCAAGTTGGAAGTCTTCCtgcttcttacttggggctccccttatgccatgatccacTTGATACTTTTTGGGGAGCCTTAGTGGACAAATTCCACAAGAAGCTGTCTAGCTGGAAGGGGGctcttcttagccaagctggtaaggttcaatTGCTGAAATCTACTctacaaagtatccctctctatgccattagTCTCTTTAGAATCCCTGCCAAGTATGCACAGGCCATTGAAATGATTTAG